The Tigriopus californicus strain San Diego chromosome 10, Tcal_SD_v2.1, whole genome shotgun sequence region TTTTATTCAGCAAGCCTTTCACTTATGCCATTTGTCTGAATGAGTTGGGTCCGGAAATGGTGCACAAATATGTTAGTCACGAGCCCAGTGGACGGAATTTCAACGAGATCTGCTTGGATGCCCGCGGTAAGCTCAACCTAACCCTTTGCCTTTACCACACACGGGAGTGGTGACCAAAAGAATTAAACAACAGGGCATTTTGTTGACTCTTTTGAACAGACAAACCTCACAACCCCATGCTGAACTCCGGGGCCATAATGATTTCTTCCCTATGCTTATCGCTTCTGCACCCTGCGATGAAGCTGGCTGAGAAATTCGATTACATGCAAAACTACCTGCGCGTAAGTGGGTGGTACTTTTACCCTTGATCTTGATTCAGGCTAAAACAAATCGATTCTTCACCATTCTtcctcaaatttgatttcttgtcTCATTGCAGCGCATAGCCGGGGGCGAAAACATCGGATTCAATAACGCAGTGTTCTTATCCGAACGAGACACGGCAGATCGGAATTTTGCCATGGCCTATTTCATGAAGGAGCACCAATGTTTCCCCAGCAATTTCAATCTCCAACGAAGCATGGATCTTTATTTCCAAGTAAGTTGACCTGGAACTTGAAGTCTTGCACTTGATGAATGGTTCACAAAATAGGCTCTCCTCGTTATAGTTCTGTTCCCTGGAAGTGAACACAGAAAGTCTGGCCGTGATGGGAGCCACTCTGGCCAACGGCGGCCTTTGTCCCACCACGGGCGATAAAGTGCTGAACTCGTCGTGCGTCCGAGATGTGCTCTCGTTGATGTACAGCTGTGGCATGTACAATTACTCGGGACAGTTCGCCTTCAACGTTAGGTCCAACTACTCGTACAAATGAGGGAGAAGTCTACATTTAACCCTCTTTGATTCCCTCAGATCGGATTGCCAGCAAAATCTGGCGTGAGCGGTTCGCTCGTTTTAGTCATTCCCAATGTTATGGCCATAGCGTTGTGGTCTCCTCCGCTTGATAATGTGGGGAACTCCGTCCGCGGTTTACAGTTTTCTCAGGTCAGTCTACAGAACACGCATACGTATACAGGGTTGAACGATATCGACCAGAAATTGCTCACGGCTTGGGATTATTTCAAAGTACTGAAACTTCGTAAAATGTCAACTGATATGCTTGCCAACGAATCTTATATGGTTAAATTTAGATGCTCACCAAAATCACGTTACATATCGGCTCTGAAACCGACATGTAAGACAACGAAATGTTCAACTGACGGCCATCTATTTCACGAAAGCCATCCGCATTTCTGGTTCAATCAACTTCAACTTGTTTGACTCCAAGCTTTTGTAGATGTTAATAACAAATGAAGATCACAATTGATTCGTTTGAACTTATTTTATGGCTTACGACATCGGTATACATGATAAGTGATAACACCCATCTGTGTAATTGGTTTCTGTCTGAGAACCCACATTGAAGAGACTATAcctgggattacattccttacAGCAGTTAATAAAGCTGGTGATCCCCCCTCCCGCAACAAAAAAAGCTTAAAGCGATGGCTGAGGTCTTCATCTTATCAGTTATAACATTTTTAAGGTTTTATTATAACCCTCCTTCCCATTTAGGAGTTAGTGGAGACCTACAACTTCCACCGGTTCGATAATCTACGCTTTGCTGAGCGGAAGGTGGATCCTTGCAAAACTCGGTACACCAATCAAGCTTCATATGTGACCCTGCTATTTGCTGCAAACTCGGGTGATGTCACAGCTCTGAAAAGGTGAGCTCAAAACGCATACATTAAACGATGTATATTCGGTCATGCACATCTGATGGATGATTATGTTCAATATGTGCAAGGTATATATTGAGAAACAGGTAGGTCGGCAATGTAGTACCAATGTGGCTGCCCGCTACAGCCAGGTGTGCCGTCACTCCGCGCCTCAAGAGAGAGGAGAAGTGCATGACCAAGTACATAAAACACATGTCACAACTAGGCCTTTAACTCTTGAATATGTCACTTTTTAGAAACTTCAAGAAAACTTAAGCTGGTTAGTAATGTTAGGAGGCCAACCCTAACAACCCAAAGAGTTGGttaaaagaaaaacttcaCGTCTGCAAGGATTGAACAGACACATTAACTTTCTTCCATCAAATCAACCTTAATAATGACTTATTTTGACAGTCAATGCTCAAAACTCTTGAATCGGtagtcttgaaaatgaaagagcaCAAACATTGCTCTACTCTAACAAAGCAACAAATACTTGCACTCTGTCTGGCAAATCCttgtcatttattcaaatttaagGGAAAAAGTGCCATTAGCAATATAATTCGTAATGAAGTCATATTTTGCAGTTCTTTTTACTTTGGCAAGTTCCTAGACTTAATGTTGTTGGGTTTATAGGTTGAAACATCGTAAAATAATAGTATTAGACCATAGACTTGCCAAAACCatcacaacattttttgactttattgcataatcataaaaaaatactttgctTAAAATGGCCTATGATATCATGGATGAGAATACGGATTTGCTGTTTGAGGTGGGTGCATTCCCTCCAAACAACATATTTCATGGAACATATTATAAAGTTAAACTTATActtgacaatcaaattgaCTATGACAGACATAAAATTGGTAATCTTTTTGGCCCTCTCATGGCAAATCAAATCTTCATAATTAGTAACTTTTCAGACcacattcatcaaaattgatgtcATTACTTAAAACACCTGTATCATTAGACTAGGCGTCTTGGGGACATCTAACCCTCTGGGGACATCATGACATCATACACGGACTGAAATCACGAAAAAGCGCGCGAAATTCAAACAGAGAGCTGGTTGACCCTCCCCCCCCCTGATTATATGTATTAGTAAGTTGGGGAACTGCTATCAACTAAAGCCTTTTTGACAACTTGGCGGGGAAATCTCAAATTACCAAGGTTTCTGAAGCAATTCTACCTTCCTGCGCTACACCAAAtgtggtttacgttctgcacttcagagagcgctttgtgagttagcTTCTACCAAATATAGGGCCGATTTTGtaaaaagagccaaaacaaGTTAAAAGGcgttttttttaagatttaaCTTTTTTGTCGAATTGTATCAAGTTAGATGTAAGggccaagaaaaaaagcaatatcgAAAGAGGGCCCTTATTTCTAACGTCAGAcagtccaaacaaaatggggaAGATGCACGGTAGATTACTAAATAATCTactccacggacttctagaaatatggactgcgaacgagcttcccggcaaatcggcctgctcttggtcataaccaCTCtcagccacttttcgaattaaagtaataataaaataagaaacgttgatcccttcaattaacggtaggtcaattttatatcatttacatgcaaagtcatgttgtcaaaagcttatgtagctgaccaagagaaggccaaaaattcaaattttatgtagtgtttactacataactttgaacatgtctcctgagtttcctaagcatagatttaggctcaaacttggctgagttcatctattcaacaagaccttgtggtcgtatcaagtgcttatttggaataagatgagtgatttaggagataggatatttttgcttccgtttgcagtccatatctctagaagtccgtggctacTCGTAGCATGCCACGAATGTAGTTTCGTAACAAGGGCAGTAATCAAAtgtaagattttgatagaattagccaaaaacaactcaaacacattatttgataaaaaaaaaaacatcatccTAATCCGCCCTATATGTGTTAGAGGCTAAGTCACAAAGCGCCCCCGACGTGCaaaacgtaaaccatatttcgtgtaaAGTTCTTTTAATTCTCCTCCGCCTTCTCTCCTTGCGGGCAAACAAACGTAAATGGACGAGAAcgcgctctaagatgcctgattgaacaaggtatttttcgctgaacatcTTATTGTTGATACATTCCAActtaaaaagtaaaattatcaacacttttgacctctaaattgaaataaacaaggaGCAATTTATTGtatacttgtagcataccCGCAACTTTTAGAGatcgtcttttttttattaaattgtcctaaaaaactaaatttaCTTCTAGATATAGCGATGCGTTAAAAGTTGCTTACTAAAAATTTGTGAAGGAGTGCCTTTTTGTAATTCTATTTTGTtcgaaatgatgattgcaaaagtgtcCATTATACAGTTTACAACCTCctttaaaatgattatttacatgtcttaattgttcggaattttacccatagaggatttgaaaggtctccaAGATGAGTTGCAGGGTTATTCATTGTAGCGCAATACTTCAtcaatgcatttttcatcaaataaaCCTTTGATGAAATCTGGCATCTTAAAGCttgttctctcgtttctacgtttgtttgtccgcacctagacgaagcagaggacattgtctccctcaatgaaaaggactattgcAGAAAGCCTATTTTTCCAATGATAGCTTGAATAGGTTGATACAATCTTTCGAACGATTGGGTTTCAATAGGAGCATGTAAAAATCGATTTTTACCATTGGCCACTCGTTCAATCCAATCCGcagaaaaattcaaaagctcCATAAATGGCTTTATCAGGACTCTTCCCCTATTATGCTATCCttctcaatcaatcaattcatgGTAAATGCTTCCATTTTTCACCTGCACCCATGAATTTATTCGTAACCATGATGCAAAAAGTGCTACATGGgttaaaaataataataataataataattactATAATTTGCTAAAATTGATGGATGAAGCCGCCTGTTCTTTCAATGTCCTGTTGTCTAACAATTTTTCGAGTATTTCTGACTTCAGACTTGTCATGTCATTTCGAGCTTCTATGCAGGAGGCGCTCATTGATGAATGTAGCAAGAATATTAACCAAAAGCTGGCCTTGAACTAACGAAGAAGTAGCTCTTATTCCGACTAAATCAAAGTCGTTCGTTAAGGTATGGttctgatttgatttgtttttaaatttacAACGGATGAAACATTGTATTTGCAACGTGAACAAGAGCATCACAATGATAGCACGATTATTCAACCCGAGCGGACTTTTACCCGCTATCGAGTAAGACTTCAACTTCTTTTAGACACTATCTACAAGGCATTGATCTCAATTTGGGCGATTATGATGGGCGCACTGCTCTGCATGTGGCCGCAGCGGAGGGCCAATTTGAATGCGTCAAATTTCTTCTCGAAACCACGGGAATCAAGGCCATGCCCAAAGACAGGTAAGGGAAACGTATATTACGGTCAAGTACAGACGCAAAAAGGACGAGATCAAACACAAGTTTGATTTTACTCAAAGAAAGATGCCAAAGTTGTTGATGAATCATAATCAACCCATTCATTAAAGAAAGGAGTTATTCCACAAATCGATTATCCGTGGGTTCGTCAAAGCTTTGAATCTTGTACACATTTTGTGGGCTTATTGTTTCTCGAAAGTCAGTGCAAGGGTTCGTGGACGAAAACAATTGGCAGAGGGGTATAAAAGTTTCCAATCCAAGTATTTTTGCTCTCGAGAACATTATCAAATATTTAGAGGTGATCACTTACAACGCCTAACAAAGTTACTCTAAATGACCATCCTCATTGGAAACGGTTGTTTTGGTCCTACCCCATCAAATTTTGCGGACGATAATAAGAGAATATGAATGATTGCAGTTCTTGTGCGTTTCATTTGATCTCAAATGAATAGTATGACGCATAAGTGTACAATGATCCAAAATGATGACTGTTATATCTGTATATGATCTGTTTTGCTTTAGATGGGGATTTACACCTCTGGAGGAAGCGATTCGATTTGGTCACGAAAAAGTGGCCAAATACATCCAAGAGCACATGTCACTGACAGGGGATTGATGAGGTGGGGGATCGGTCAACTGGTTTGAACACTACCATCTATGCGGTTCCTAGACGTGGAAAGGCAATCATTTGAGCGAAGCCGACACTTCCTCTACTGACATGAAGACTTCAAAATCTTTCCCATCTCTGAAATAACAAAGCCCCTTGGATGTTGATTTGTTTGTTAAATTGCAAAACCAATATGAAGTTGAAAGTTATTCTTACGTTTGAAAGGCAGCTTGAATGCTCTTGGCTTTGCTGGGGTGGCAAACAATGACCATGCGCGTATCGTTTCCAGATAACAAAGGTGTCACGTATAAACGGCTCACTCGACGAAGGTCGGATTCATTGGCCTTTAGGATGCGATCAATCAGATTTCTAAAGGAAAGATGAAAAGCGAGTTTTAAGGGAATCAGTGGCGTGTAGTATATATGAAGTGTACTCACTTTTGATGATCATCCGCTAGACCACGAATGGTTCTTTTAATTTGTTCGACAATACATCCTTGTACGTTTTCCTCTGCCTCCAGCAGACTAAAGGTTAATGAGCTTTTGGCCGACTCGATCTCCTGTTCGTTGTATTCGAATTGGTCAGAGAGAGACCCCATCTGCAAAATCCACAGGAGATGGTCATTTTTCACTCACGCGGGGAGACACGGTCGACAAGTACTAAATCTCACAATGATTTCCTTTGTAGCTTGGTAAGCCTGATGAGGATGACTGGTTTTGAACAAGGCCAGTTGAAGAAAGCCCTTTGAGGCATTTGCGTCCATCGAGTAACTGTACGACAAGCCTTGTCCTCTAAGTTTACGCCACAAAGGTCCCTAGGATCAATAAATGGAGCTCGAATCATTGGTAGGCAAAGGTAAAGCAGGATCTACTCGTACCTCTAACTGACAAAAGTACTGTAGATAAAGTAAGAGCACCGCATAATCTGGATGGTCGGGATCTGTGAGGGAGGCCACGTTCTGGATCAAGTAGCTGGATTCAACGGATCCAATGCCTACAATCATATGACGACTTTCGACTTGCCGATCTTGAAAATCGCTCCCAAATGAGATCCTGGAAACGAGTACAGACGCAGAAATATAGACGAGGGTAAGCGAGACGTAGTTCCGTCCATCAATGAGACTGACTTGTTTTCGTTGGTCCTGCTAGAAGTTTTGGACAATTTATCGACTAGATCCCACGGGACCTGAACACGGTCGAAATCCGCGGCAATGAAGAGAGCCATACTTCTTGGGAGTTCACTTTGAATGTACTCCAAGCTATCCAGAACAGGATGCTGTTTCGGTTGTTTTGGGTTGACGGAGGATTGCGGTCGAGTTTTCGAACCAGATGTAAGGCTCTTCCTGGTGTACTTTAAGGTTCCTTCTTGTTGGAAGATGGAAGATAATACTTTGTTGCTATCGGCATTCATCGATAACAAGTTGTTGATGGTCTTGGCAATAAAATTGCCCTCCCTTTTGAATTCAGACACGCTGTTTTCCATCTTAGTCGCCACTGTTCGGACACGTTCAACGGTGAATTGAACATTATGGAGGAACCGATGGAGCCAATCGAAGCCTTTTTGGATCTGCAGATAATTAATCAATGTAAACAAGTCCTCGACGTTACTTGCAGATCAACCTGACCGCGCGTAAGGTTACATGAACAACGGACAATTTATTTACTTACCTTACTGGGCTCAATTTGGACCGAGATGACGACATATCGAGAGCTTGGTCCGGCTTGAAAGCGACTTCCGTGCAATCCAACACTACATCCAATGTAAATTGTGTCTTCGTTCATCTTTTGAATTACCTCCTCAAAGGGCAAGACTTGGCCATCGATTTCCATTGAGGACTCGGACAATAGTTCGCTATACAATGACAAATACTTTCGGACATCCTGCAAAAAGGTATTCAGCTCTTCTCTGAATATATTGCAAGCTAATAACATATTACGAAAATCGATGCATTAAGTCGTACCTTATGAAGGTGCTCGGTGTCTAAGAACGCAAGCAAATGCACAAAGTTTGTATTTGCATGAATCATGTGATCATTCGGACCCACTTGGGGTAGTGATTGATTCCGGAAACTTGAGCTGAAGTTGGCTAATGGGTTCCAATATTCCAATTGATGGAATTGTATCGGATCTACTGATGGAACGGGAAATGCGTCCAAGATCTCCACAGGAACGTCAACGTCATTCTCGGCCATGGCATTTTCGACTTCCTTGGCTAAGGCTTTTAAGCCGTCATCTCCCAATTGGTTCACCCGCTGTTTGATTCGATCAGATTCTTCATTAGCCAAATCCGTTTGCAATTGGACGCTGGGTCGACCTATCACCACGGCTTTGGGCTTACGGTGAATGTCACTCAGCAGATCAAGCCAGAACTCATGTGTCTCCTCAGAGAGTCTCCGATAAGCTTGTAAAGCGTTGGCTCTTtctttgaactgaaaaatTACGAATGACGtgggaaaattgaaagcatAGCTTGGGAGTTCTGAACTAAAATTCCATCGTTCGCATACATCTTGCTCCGAGGTTCCATAAAGATATTGAGAGATAGCCAATTGGGCAATGAGGTCGTGCGGGCCGTGCTCACGCTCTCCAAGTTCTCGGAGAATACGCTGCTCAATGAGGGTTTTCATTCGGTGCAAGTCCACTCCACTGTCCAGCACCTGGTCAAGAGTCTGGGCCGTCACGGGTTGAATTTGATGGACGTCACCCAAGGGCACATTGTCGAAGGATAAAAACACAGTGCAATCGCGATTCTCGATCATATGATAGGACACATCGCTGGCCAAAGGATGGTCCGCTTCCACGAAGGCCGCTTGAAACGGACTTATGGGCGAGTCTGTTAAATACTCCATCATCATGATGGTGGCAAAGAGCACGTAGAGATGGGTAGTGCCATTTGGACCCCGCCATCCCAGGTAAACCAAGCCGTCGAGTTCGTCGTCGTTTGGATAGAGAATCTCTTGCAC contains the following coding sequences:
- the LOC131889032 gene encoding glutaminase kidney isoform, mitochondrial-like, which gives rise to MDLLPGRLSSGRVWAQIRPSFRAGFNKTNSSRQPFLICYGTQNNPGRLAQHHPGTRSLSSSTWNHIITSNTEDNNGAANNDSIQEIRNKNVASSIFQMYKNKGSNTINISTLFREVEKTGIRRTDKRLGEFLKAVTEYHHRAGPEGTIRENINVDFESFAKLSEENIVFLAEIFRNELVVPEFFTFADTIEGIFNRCKENRGGMNATYIPQLAHYDPDIWACSVCTVDGQRLSLGNVDQSFTIQSCSKPFTYAICLNELGPEMVHKYVSHEPSGRNFNEICLDARDKPHNPMLNSGAIMISSLCLSLLHPAMKLAEKFDYMQNYLRRIAGGENIGFNNAVFLSERDTADRNFAMAYFMKEHQCFPSNFNLQRSMDLYFQFCSLEVNTESLAVMGATLANGGLCPTTGDKVLNSSCVRDVLSLMYSCGMYNYSGQFAFNIGLPAKSGVSGSLVLVIPNVMAIALWSPPLDNVGNSVRGLQFSQELVETYNFHRFDNLRFAERKVDPCKTRYTNQASYVTLLFAANSGDVTALKRHYLQGIDLNLGDYDGRTALHVAAAEGQFECVKFLLETTGIKAMPKDRWGFTPLEEAIRFGHEKVAKYIQEHMSLTGD
- the LOC131889027 gene encoding uncharacterized protein C05D11.1-like, yielding MMSCSTGWDLVFHQDWEGGSRLKLRQYRSNRSGLTLIRGDVAGPLVNGYFCLATEAHDDDGLPHTLEHLIFLGSQDWPFKGVLDLIANRCLSSGTNAWTDTDHTCYTMTTAGSEGFLNMLGVYMDHILFPTLTEAGYLTEVHHVNGQGQDAGVVYCEMQGRENTAEERVQRALLQALYPGHCGYKSQTGGRLQNLRDSTSHAKVQAYHRAFYRAENLCLVITGQVSDERVFAALAPIEDKILEKRSQEPLAPFLRPWQNPVPAFEADFVQEILYPNDDELDGLVYLGWRGPNGTTHLYVLFATIMMMEYLTDSPISPFQAAFVEADHPLASDVSYHMIENRDCTVFLSFDNVPLGDVHQIQPVTAQTLDQVLDSGVDLHRMKTLIEQRILRELGEREHGPHDLIAQLAISQYLYGTSEQDFKERANALQAYRRLSEETHEFWLDLLSDIHRKPKAVVIGRPSVQLQTDLANEESDRIKQRVNQLGDDGLKALAKEVENAMAENDVDVPVEILDAFPVPSVDPIQFHQLEYWNPLANFSSSFRNQSLPQVGPNDHMIHANTNFVHLLAFLDTEHLHKDVRKYLSLYSELLSESSMEIDGQVLPFEEVIQKMNEDTIYIGCSVGLHGSRFQAGPSSRYVVISVQIEPSKIQKGFDWLHRFLHNVQFTVERVRTVATKMENSVSEFKREGNFIAKTINNLLSMNADSNKVLSSIFQQEGTLKYTRKSLTSGSKTRPQSSVNPKQPKQHPVLDSLEYIQSELPRSMALFIAADFDRVQVPWDLVDKLSKTSSRTNENKISFGSDFQDRQVESRHMIVGIGSVESSYLIQNVASLTDPDHPDYAVLLLYLQYFCQLEGPLWRKLRGQGLSYSYSMDANASKGFLQLALFKTSHPHQAYQATKEIIMGSLSDQFEYNEQEIESAKSSLTFSLLEAEENVQGCIVEQIKRTIRGLADDHQKNLIDRILKANESDLRRVSRLYVTPLLSGNDTRMVIVCHPSKAKSIQAAFQTDGKDFEVFMSVEEVSASLK